The Clostridia bacterium genome includes the window GTGCAAAAAAGCAGCCCCTTCGCGTGAAGGGGCCGCCCGAAAGCTTCCGCTTATTCAAACTCTCTTATTCAAACGTGACCGCTTCGCCGGTCTCGGCGGACTTGAACGCCGCTTCCATTATCCGCATGACGTAGAGCGCCTCGTCCGGCTTGACGAGCAGCTCCTTCGCCTCGCCGTCGATGACGGCGGCGACGTTGCGGTAGAAGTCGCGCCAGTCGGGCCACTGCTCCGGTATCTCCAGCTCCTCGAGGGTGTCCTTCGGGCGCGGGGACATCGTGCGGGTCGGGCCCGCGGCGGTGTGCAGGATGACGGGAGTCCACTCGAACTCCTCCTTGGTGGCGCGGACGACCTTGCCGGGCTTGCCCCAGGTGTCTATCTGAAGCGCTCCCTTGCTGCCGCAGACGTACCAGCGCGGCATCTGGATGAGGTTATAGGTGCCGGTCTCGATCTGGAGCGTCGGCCCTTCCTTCATTCTTATAATGAGCTTGAAGTAGTCCTCGACCTCCCGCGTCTTGATGCTCGCCATAGTGCAGAAGACGCTCTCGACCTTGCGGCCGAAGAGGTGGATGAGCTGGTCGATCTGGTGCACGCCCCAGTCGAGCATCATGCCGCCGCCGGCGACCTTGAAGGCGCGCCAGCCGTACATCGCGCCGTTCTGCCCGTGGACGCGGCTCTCGACGGTGAAAAGTTCGCCGAGCAGATCCTGATCTATCGCGCGGCGTACGATGTCGAGGTCGGCGTCCCAGCGGCGGTTCTGGTGGATGGTGAAGACCTTGCCGGCGCGTTCCGCCGCCGCCGTCATGTCGAGCAACTCCGCGCTGCTCATCGCGACGGGCTTCTCGCAGACGACGTTTTTGCCCGCTTCGAGCGCGGCGACGACCATATCGTGATGGAAATTGTTCGGCGTTGAGACGAGGACGACGTCGAAGGAGTCGTCCGCGAGGAAGGCTTCGAGCGTTTCGTAGGCCTTCAGCCCCTGCTCCCGCGCGACCTTCAGGCGCTCGGGGTCGACGTCGTAAACGGCGACGTAGTTGACCGGGGTCTCCTTCGCGTGCTCATAATGCCAGCTCCCCATGCCGCCGAAGCCGATTATTCCGCCCTTGTGTGTCATATATCAAGCACTCCCTCTTCAATATATTGTATTATATGTGAAAGTATACCACCGCCGGTTGTATTTGGCAATAGGTATTTGCGAGTTTGAGGCTGTTTTTTGAAAAAAGACCGCAGCCGCGCACGACGGCGCGTGGTTGTCCGGGGTGAAACGACCGTAGGGACGAGCATTGCTCGTCCGGCATTGACGCGAAAGCGCCGTGTTCGTGTCATCCTGAGCGGAGCGATGCGAAGCATCGCGCCCGTAGGGACGAGCATTGCTCGTCCGCGCAGTCACGCTGAACGCCGTGTTCGTGTCATCCTGAGCGGAGGCGAAGCCGCAGCCGAAGGATCTTAAAGACGAGCCATCCGCAAATAAAAAAGTGTGCGAAAGAAAACGAAGGGTTACCCGCGATTTCTACCGCACACTTTCCCTTTTACAATGCCGGTTCCGACAAGATCCTTCGACTACGTGACGCTGACGCGTCACTTCGCTCAGGATGACAAACGACAACGTGAGATCCTTCGGCTCGCTTCGCTCGCTCAGGATGACAACCCCTCCGGCGGCGCTTCCCTCCCTCCGTCTTATTTCGGCTCTGCCGAAATAAGACACCTCCCTCGTCTGAGGGAGGTGCTCAAAGCTCCTGCTTATCTTACAAAAATACTTTTATACTGCCTATTTGCCTGCCGACGACGACAAGCCGCAAAGGGCCGAAAAGACCCGATCTGATTCTACAGAAATACTTTTATGCTGCCTTCAGATTCTTCATTATGTTCCTTCTCCGCGACGCGCTCATGCGCGGCGGTGACGGTCTTGCCCGCCGGGACGGAATGTGTCAGCCAGACGTTGCCGCCGATGACGCAGCCGTCGCCGATGGTGGTGTCGCCGCCGAGGATGGTCGCGCCGGCGTAGATGACGACGTTGTTGCCGATGTTCGGATGGCGCTTGACGCCCTTGACGAGGGAGCCGTCCGGCGCGACGTCGAAGCTCTTTGCGCCCAGCGTTACGCCGTGGTAGAGCTTGACGCGGTCGCCTATCACGGTCGTTTCGCCGATGACGACGCCGGTGCCGTGGTCGATGAAAAAGTATCTGCCGACGGTCGCGCCCGGGTGGATGTCGATACCGGTACGCGAGTGGGCGTATTCCGTCATCATGCGCGGGAGCATCGGCACGCCGAGGGCGTAAAGCTCGTGAGCGACGCGGAAGACGCTCATCGCCTCGAACGCCGGGTACGCCGTGATTATCTCCTCGCGGCAGGTCGCGGCGGGGTCGCCTTCGTAGGCGGCGACGAGGTCGGTCTCGAGCAGCTCGCGCACCGCGGGCATACGCGCCATTAGCGCGTCGGTGATCTCCCGACTGTCGTTGCGGGAAGCGGCGGCTCCCGCTCTGCACGGCAGGTCGCAGACCTCCGGCAGCAGCTCCGCGAGGAGCGCGCGGGCGCGCAGTTCCGCCGCGGCGACGGAAGCGCCGTCCGACGGGCCGAACACCTCGGGGTATATCACGCCGCGGAGCGCGTTCAGCAGCTCCGGCAGCTTCGTTTTAAGCTTAGCGTAGTTCATGGGGTACCTCTGATATGCTTCTCTTATATATCATATAATGAAGAAAGCGTTTGGGTTCCGGTTGAAAAAAACAGGGCGGCGCGTTGACGCACCGCCCCCCTGTTTGCGGAATTACTGCTGCGCGACGGGCATCTGGGAGAGCATGGCGGTGCGCTGCTCGATCATGCCGCGCACGTCGCCGGAGATCGCGATGACCGCCTGGTCGTCCTTCTTCTCGGCGGCGACGCGGAGGTCCTTGATGCGCGAAACTATCTGGCCCTCGATGCCGAGGACTTCCTCGCGGCTGAACGCCGGAGTCTGAGAAAGCGCGAAGGCGGCGGCGTTGACGGCGTCGCGGGCTTCGCCTTCACGGGCGCGCTTGATGGCGTCGGCGAGCAGGTCGCCGGCCTTGTTGACGAAGACGCCGGGGGCGACCTTCTCCTTCTCCGCTTCGTCGGCGGTGGCGCCGGCGATGAGCACTACCAGCGCGAGCGTCGCGTAGATCACGAAGAGGACGAGCTGAACGAGGAACGCGGCCTTCCATCCCTCCGGATTGAAGAGGATGAAGATCAGGCCGACGATGAACTCAATGCAGAAATAGAACATCGAGACCGTGGCGAGCGGGAATCCGAAGATCTTGTCGCTCTTCACGCCGCGGACGATCAGCGGGCTGAATATCATCAGCAGATAGGAAAGATGGATCGCGCCGTAGGAGATCCAGCGGGATGCGTTCGCGCCTTCGTGGCCTCCGAGCAGGAAGAACATCGCGTTGAACAGCACGAGGAAGAGCGAAAGCAGTATGATTATAAGAACTCTCTTTTTCATTATTTTTCCTCACATTTCCCGCCGCGTGCGCGGCGACGTTTTTCTACAACTTATATATTACATCGTTCGGAAAAATTTGTCAAGATATTTATACGGGACCGAGCCCGATCGGCGGCGGCCGTACGCCTTCATTGCATCGCCTGCGCTTCGGGGGAAAAGGCGTTATCCGAGTCCGAGGGCTCTGCGAAGTATGGCGAGCG containing:
- a CDS encoding Gfo/Idh/MocA family oxidoreductase — protein: MTHKGGIIGFGGMGSWHYEHAKETPVNYVAVYDVDPERLKVAREQGLKAYETLEAFLADDSFDVVLVSTPNNFHHDMVVAALEAGKNVVCEKPVAMSSAELLDMTAAAERAGKVFTIHQNRRWDADLDIVRRAIDQDLLGELFTVESRVHGQNGAMYGWRAFKVAGGGMMLDWGVHQIDQLIHLFGRKVESVFCTMASIKTREVEDYFKLIIRMKEGPTLQIETGTYNLIQMPRWYVCGSKGALQIDTWGKPGKVVRATKEEFEWTPVILHTAAGPTRTMSPRPKDTLEELEIPEQWPDWRDFYRNVAAVIDGEAKELLVKPDEALYVMRIMEAAFKSAETGEAVTFE
- a CDS encoding serine acetyltransferase, whose amino-acid sequence is MNYAKLKTKLPELLNALRGVIYPEVFGPSDGASVAAAELRARALLAELLPEVCDLPCRAGAAASRNDSREITDALMARMPAVRELLETDLVAAYEGDPAATCREEIITAYPAFEAMSVFRVAHELYALGVPMLPRMMTEYAHSRTGIDIHPGATVGRYFFIDHGTGVVIGETTVIGDRVKLYHGVTLGAKSFDVAPDGSLVKGVKRHPNIGNNVVIYAGATILGGDTTIGDGCVIGGNVWLTHSVPAGKTVTAAHERVAEKEHNEESEGSIKVFL